A genomic window from Desulfovibrio porci includes:
- a CDS encoding 3-isopropylmalate dehydratase large subunit, which produces MGMTIAEKIIAGAAGRQEVRAGEIVWADVDRAMMDDILGPRVEIAERMRELNVPVWDPDKVVIIADHYTPPANAKQAAIVKFTQEWAQEYGIRNYYAFVGPCHQVMAEHGHVLPGTVVMGTDSHTCMGGALGAFASGVGSTEMVGILATGRIWLRVPETIRVTWRGTPPPGVMAKDISLATIGDIGHAGATYKAVEYTGEAVAALSMDERFCLSNMAVEMGAKAGLIPTDETTEAFLLGQGLAGPFPRLDSDIDAVFSERRGYDAATLTPMLACPHEVDNVRPVTEANAARIDQAYIGSCTGGRYTDLAAAARLLRGRKVASGCRLLVSPASKSIWERAADDGTLLALSEAGAVILAPTCGVCVGLHSGVLADGQICVSTTNRNFIGRLGSKKAETYLASPLTAAASAVTGRLTDPREFL; this is translated from the coding sequence ATGGGCATGACCATAGCTGAAAAAATCATCGCCGGGGCGGCCGGACGCCAGGAAGTGCGGGCCGGGGAAATTGTCTGGGCCGATGTGGACCGGGCCATGATGGACGACATTCTGGGCCCGCGCGTGGAAATCGCCGAACGTATGCGTGAACTGAACGTGCCGGTCTGGGATCCGGACAAGGTAGTGATCATCGCGGATCATTACACCCCTCCAGCCAACGCCAAGCAGGCGGCCATCGTCAAATTCACCCAGGAATGGGCGCAGGAATACGGCATCAGAAACTATTACGCCTTTGTGGGCCCCTGCCATCAGGTCATGGCCGAGCACGGCCACGTGCTGCCGGGCACGGTGGTCATGGGGACGGATTCGCACACCTGCATGGGCGGAGCCCTGGGCGCTTTCGCCAGCGGCGTGGGCTCCACGGAAATGGTGGGCATTCTGGCCACCGGCCGGATCTGGCTGCGCGTGCCCGAAACCATTCGCGTGACATGGCGCGGCACGCCGCCGCCCGGCGTCATGGCCAAGGACATTTCCCTGGCGACCATCGGCGACATCGGCCATGCCGGAGCCACCTACAAGGCCGTGGAATACACGGGCGAGGCCGTAGCCGCCCTGAGCATGGACGAACGTTTCTGCCTCTCCAACATGGCTGTGGAAATGGGAGCCAAGGCCGGGCTGATCCCCACCGACGAAACCACCGAGGCCTTTCTGCTGGGCCAGGGCCTTGCTGGCCCCTTCCCGCGCCTGGACAGCGACATCGACGCCGTTTTCAGCGAACGGCGGGGCTATGACGCCGCAACGCTCACGCCCATGCTGGCCTGCCCGCACGAGGTGGACAACGTCCGGCCGGTGACGGAAGCGAACGCCGCGCGCATCGACCAGGCCTACATCGGTTCCTGCACCGGCGGCCGTTACACGGACCTGGCCGCCGCGGCCCGGTTGCTCAGGGGGCGCAAGGTGGCCTCCGGCTGCCGCCTGCTGGTTTCGCCCGCTTCCAAGAGCATCTGGGAGCGGGCCGCCGACGACGGCACGCTGCTGGCGCTTTCCGAAGCCGGAGCCGTCATCCTGGCGCCCACCTGCGGCGTCTGCGTGGGGCTGCACTCCGGCGTGCTGGCCGACGGGCAGATTTGCGTGTCCACCACCAACCGTAACTTCATCGGCCGCCTGGGCAGCAAAAAGGCCGAAACCTACCTGGCTTCGCCCCTGACCGCCGCCGCCTCTGCGGTGACCGGACGGCTCACGGACCCCAGGGAATTTTTGTAG
- a CDS encoding putative quinol monooxygenase — translation MDEIRIVAELEVLPEHREAMLPAFRAMVEASRAEAGNRAYDLTEDLENPCRFFILEAWASDAAIAEHNASAHFKAFGDFQKDKLARKRVTLLRPVC, via the coding sequence ATGGACGAAATTCGCATTGTGGCCGAACTTGAAGTTCTGCCGGAACACCGGGAAGCCATGCTGCCCGCCTTCCGCGCCATGGTGGAGGCCAGCCGGGCCGAAGCCGGCAATCGGGCCTACGACCTGACCGAAGATCTGGAAAATCCCTGCCGCTTTTTCATCCTTGAGGCCTGGGCCTCGGACGCGGCCATTGCCGAGCACAACGCCAGCGCGCATTTCAAAGCCTTCGGAGACTTCCAGAAGGACAAGCTCGCCCGGAAACGCGTCACGCTGCTCCGCCCGGTCTGCTGA
- a CDS encoding 2-methylaconitate cis-trans isomerase PrpF family protein, translating into MHPEMEQIRCAIVRGGTSKGIFLRANDLPADPARRDAVILAVFGSPDIRQIDGLGGADVLTSKLAIIGPSSKADCDVDYTFGQVSFEKAFIDYKGNCGNISSAVGGFAIDEGMVRAVEPVTTVRIHLTNSGSVLTAEVPVKDGKARISGDFAIDGCPGTGARVTLDWSGVAGGITGKLLPTGKAKDVFHIDGREYPVSLVDAGNPLVFIHAASLGMKGTESPAEIEGDAALMAVIEKIRGKAAVLCGLTDAPENAALQSPYNPFFAIVSPPADYTAINGKKVRAGDADLVSRLLFMLKMHKAYPITGTVCTGAACRIPGSVAWEALGERGKQARTILIGHPSGVIPVEAEAREAPDEPGGVAVTRLGVYRTARRIMDGYVYVPKASC; encoded by the coding sequence ATGCATCCCGAAATGGAACAGATCCGCTGTGCCATCGTGCGCGGCGGCACGAGCAAGGGAATTTTTCTGCGTGCCAACGACCTGCCCGCCGATCCGGCCAGGCGCGACGCGGTCATCCTGGCCGTTTTCGGCAGCCCGGACATCCGCCAGATCGACGGCCTGGGCGGAGCCGACGTGCTGACCAGCAAGCTGGCCATCATCGGCCCCTCCAGCAAAGCCGACTGCGACGTGGACTACACCTTCGGCCAGGTCAGCTTCGAGAAAGCCTTCATCGATTACAAGGGCAACTGCGGCAACATTTCCTCGGCCGTGGGCGGCTTCGCCATTGACGAAGGCATGGTGCGGGCCGTGGAACCCGTGACCACGGTGCGCATCCACCTCACCAACAGCGGCAGCGTGCTGACGGCGGAAGTGCCGGTGAAGGACGGCAAGGCGCGGATCAGCGGGGATTTCGCCATTGACGGCTGCCCCGGCACGGGCGCGCGCGTGACCCTGGACTGGTCCGGCGTGGCCGGCGGCATCACCGGCAAGCTGCTGCCCACGGGCAAAGCCAAGGACGTTTTCCACATCGACGGAAGGGAATATCCCGTCTCTCTGGTGGACGCGGGCAATCCCCTGGTTTTTATCCACGCCGCCTCCCTGGGCATGAAGGGCACGGAAAGCCCGGCAGAAATAGAGGGCGACGCGGCGCTGATGGCCGTGATCGAAAAAATCCGGGGCAAGGCCGCTGTGCTTTGCGGCCTGACGGACGCGCCGGAAAACGCGGCCCTGCAAAGCCCCTACAATCCTTTCTTCGCCATCGTCAGCCCCCCGGCGGACTACACGGCCATCAACGGCAAAAAGGTCAGGGCCGGAGACGCGGACCTGGTTTCCCGTCTGCTGTTCATGCTCAAAATGCACAAGGCCTATCCCATCACCGGCACGGTCTGCACCGGCGCGGCCTGCCGCATTCCCGGCAGCGTGGCCTGGGAGGCGCTCGGCGAGCGCGGCAAGCAGGCGCGGACCATCCTCATCGGCCACCCCTCGGGGGTCATCCCGGTGGAGGCCGAGGCCCGCGAAGCGCCGGACGAACCGGGCGGCGTGGCCGTCACCCGTCTGGGCGTCTACCGCACGGCCCGCCGGATCATGGACGGTTACGTCTATGTGCCCAAGGCATCTTGTTAA
- a CDS encoding LeuD/DmdB family oxidoreductase small subunit: MSDIRRGPAYIFGDNINTDIISPPQYMELSVEEAAPWTMSGVDPDFATRAKPGTIIVAGRNFGSGSSRELAPLSLRHLKVGAIVAKFFARIFYRNAINLGLPVVECADADKIRQDDDLEIDFAAGRIRNHARGEEYFCSVLPPHILELIREGGLIAHLKHQLAAR, encoded by the coding sequence ATGTCAGACATCCGTAGAGGCCCGGCATATATTTTCGGAGACAACATCAACACGGACATCATCTCGCCGCCGCAGTACATGGAGCTTTCCGTCGAGGAGGCCGCGCCCTGGACCATGAGCGGCGTGGACCCGGATTTCGCCACGCGGGCGAAGCCGGGCACCATCATCGTGGCGGGCAGAAACTTCGGTTCCGGCTCCAGCCGGGAACTGGCCCCGCTCTCCCTGCGCCACCTCAAGGTGGGGGCCATCGTGGCCAAATTCTTCGCCCGGATTTTCTACCGCAACGCCATCAATCTGGGTCTGCCCGTGGTGGAATGCGCGGATGCGGATAAAATCCGCCAGGACGACGACCTGGAAATCGACTTCGCGGCCGGGCGCATTCGGAATCACGCGCGCGGTGAGGAATACTTCTGCTCCGTACTGCCGCCGCACATTCTGGAACTGATCCGCGAGGGCGGCCTCATCGCCCACCTCAAGCACCAGCTCGCCGCACGCTGA
- a CDS encoding M20/M25/M40 family metallo-hydrolase yields the protein MELTQWKEKLDVWFNDKEPEMLTLLERIVNMDSFSHDGDDVNKVGETLAAWMAEAGFQTARLPKRPSPPDEPWMDSLGNVFCARSQAEEAGPGVAFIGHIDTVFPAGTAAARPFRLDRAADRATGPGAADMKAGLVQNMFVARALKELGLMPVPMTLTFTPDEELGSASSASILGEQLNGAHAVLCSEAGYPGNGVTIERKGSGHMLLEITGKAAHAGRNYEEGASAILELAHNILAFNEHLDLTNGTTVNTGLISGGISANSVAPNAWARLHLSFARLEDGLALADRVREETACCKVPGTHAHVSGGVRLPPLETTPTVRQLYELAAHAGECLDYYIHAEHSKGAAESGYCSSVLGLPVLCSMGPEGADMHSPAEYFRPSTLIPRCKLMALTALQAAHVFTAAPKARL from the coding sequence ATGGAACTCACGCAATGGAAAGAAAAGCTGGATGTCTGGTTCAATGACAAGGAGCCAGAAATGCTTACCCTTCTGGAACGTATCGTGAACATGGATTCTTTTTCCCACGACGGCGACGATGTGAACAAAGTGGGCGAGACGCTCGCCGCTTGGATGGCCGAAGCGGGCTTTCAGACGGCCAGACTGCCCAAAAGGCCCTCGCCGCCCGATGAGCCCTGGATGGACTCCCTGGGCAACGTGTTCTGCGCCCGCAGCCAGGCTGAGGAGGCCGGACCGGGCGTGGCTTTCATCGGGCACATAGACACGGTCTTTCCGGCCGGGACGGCGGCGGCCCGCCCCTTCCGCCTGGACCGCGCCGCCGACAGAGCCACCGGTCCAGGTGCGGCGGACATGAAGGCTGGCCTTGTGCAGAACATGTTTGTGGCCAGAGCGCTGAAGGAGCTTGGTCTGATGCCCGTACCCATGACCTTGACCTTCACCCCCGACGAAGAACTGGGCTCGGCCTCCAGCGCATCCATACTGGGCGAACAGCTCAACGGCGCACACGCCGTGCTCTGCTCGGAAGCAGGGTATCCTGGCAACGGCGTGACCATCGAACGCAAGGGATCAGGGCACATGCTGCTGGAAATCACGGGCAAAGCCGCCCATGCCGGGCGTAATTACGAAGAAGGCGCTTCCGCCATTCTTGAGCTGGCCCACAACATCCTGGCTTTTAACGAACATCTGGATCTCACCAACGGCACCACGGTGAACACCGGACTGATCAGCGGTGGCATCTCCGCCAATTCCGTGGCCCCCAACGCCTGGGCTCGACTGCATCTCTCCTTCGCCAGACTGGAAGACGGTCTGGCCCTGGCCGACAGGGTGCGCGAAGAAACGGCCTGTTGCAAGGTGCCCGGCACCCATGCCCATGTCAGCGGAGGCGTGCGCCTGCCGCCGCTGGAAACCACGCCCACGGTACGACAACTTTACGAGTTGGCCGCCCATGCCGGGGAATGTCTGGACTACTACATCCACGCCGAGCACTCCAAGGGCGCGGCTGAATCCGGCTATTGTTCAAGCGTGCTGGGTCTGCCCGTGCTCTGCAGCATGGGTCCCGAGGGGGCGGACATGCACTCGCCCGCAGAATATTTTCGCCCTTCCACCCTCATTCCGCGCTGCAAACTGATGGCGCTTACGGCGCTTCAGGCCGCGCACGTCTTCACCGCCGCGCCGAAAGCACGCTTGTAA
- a CDS encoding Bug family tripartite tricarboxylate transporter substrate binding protein translates to MKKNSRILSALLVCALLFPAFPLSARAAYPDRPVTIIVPFGPGGAVDIAARVLAEYFQTKHNIILNIVCKGGGAGAPAMLDVARAKPDGYTFGFPGIAPFSTVAHLKKTGYSLKDFRTVVQITNMWMSLAVNADSDIKDIRGLMEAAKANPGKVNYATHGAYSTQSLFMRRILKTFPGVDLPHITYASGQEVSTALLGRHVTSGFGVTTNQKPYVLSGDFRMIGVTSPQRLPEFPDVPTFAEQAGPEYVFGSPHGLLAPRRVPDERVEIMQNLVKEALADPGVKAKFAKAGLSTDYLSAAEFQKVVDKTWEFLGETIKEADVQ, encoded by the coding sequence ATGAAAAAAAACTCGCGTATTCTGTCCGCTCTTCTCGTCTGCGCCCTGTTGTTCCCGGCTTTCCCTCTGTCGGCCCGAGCCGCCTATCCCGACCGGCCCGTGACCATCATCGTACCCTTCGGGCCCGGCGGCGCTGTGGACATCGCCGCCCGCGTTCTAGCCGAATATTTTCAGACCAAGCACAACATCATCCTGAACATTGTCTGCAAGGGCGGCGGGGCTGGCGCGCCGGCTATGCTGGACGTGGCCAGGGCCAAGCCCGACGGATACACCTTCGGCTTCCCCGGCATAGCCCCTTTCTCCACTGTGGCCCACCTCAAAAAAACCGGTTACAGCCTCAAGGATTTCCGCACCGTTGTCCAGATCACCAACATGTGGATGAGCCTGGCCGTCAACGCCGATTCGGACATCAAGGACATCAGGGGGTTGATGGAAGCCGCTAAAGCCAATCCCGGCAAGGTCAACTACGCGACCCACGGGGCCTATTCCACCCAAAGCCTGTTCATGCGCCGAATTTTAAAGACCTTTCCCGGCGTGGATCTGCCCCATATTACCTATGCCAGCGGACAGGAGGTTTCCACGGCCCTGCTGGGCCGCCATGTGACCAGTGGCTTCGGTGTTACCACCAATCAAAAGCCCTACGTGCTCTCCGGCGATTTCAGGATGATCGGGGTGACCAGCCCCCAACGGCTGCCGGAATTTCCCGACGTACCTACCTTCGCGGAACAGGCGGGGCCGGAATACGTCTTCGGTTCCCCGCACGGTCTGCTGGCACCCCGGCGCGTACCTGATGAGCGCGTGGAAATCATGCAGAATTTGGTCAAGGAAGCCCTAGCCGATCCAGGAGTAAAGGCCAAGTTCGCCAAGGCTGGGCTCTCCACCGACTATCTTTCAGCCGCCGAATTCCAGAAGGTCGTGGACAAGACCTGGGAATTTCTGGGTGAAACCATCAAGGAAGCCGACGTTCAATAA
- a CDS encoding putative bifunctional diguanylate cyclase/phosphodiesterase produces MLKFGLQTLFLLLVLLGAGTIYSIIQSQTYGRLINYVGIVRGATQRLVKMELAGQPRDVLVVYLDDILHELLTGDGPYGLIHPSDQEYEKNLSRLNVLWGKLKEDIRAVRKDKTASGVLLADSEAYFELANKTVFSAEAYADRQISLLLQLILIMALFLLLTWLFILWAYSKKMLLLEHLSKNLSDMTDRDALTGAYNLERFKREARELIRADETARYAVVYMDFADFKYINDVFGYEYGNAILREYTRIIQNELGDKEIFGRVSADNFVILRRYEEKMEVMARQRSIDAMITDFMSRSQNKQTVPVCCGICCIEDAPGDLVIENLLDRANFARKTVKNGVHANYAFYNESIRDKLLEEKAIVSQMQEALNDKEFVVYYQPKVGLSSGAIACAEALVRWKKADGRVIAPDKFIPIFEKNRLISALDQYVFETVCRFLRRRLDQGQPVLPISVNISRLQFFREDFVATYAGIKDRYRIPDGLLELEFTESIAFDNLAFLADIVNQLKRQGFFCSIDDFGKGYSSLSLLKSLPIDTLKIDRLFFLDSDDKEKDAILVESIVGLVRKLNIRTVAEGIESQEQVAFLKSINCDLVQGYVFFRPMPEQEYEAAIEREREREPLIQV; encoded by the coding sequence ATGCTGAAATTCGGCCTTCAGACCCTTTTCCTGCTGCTGGTTCTGCTGGGCGCCGGCACCATCTATTCCATTATTCAATCCCAGACCTATGGCCGGCTGATCAACTATGTGGGCATCGTGCGCGGCGCGACCCAGCGCCTGGTCAAAATGGAATTGGCGGGACAACCGCGTGACGTGCTGGTCGTCTACCTTGATGATATCCTGCACGAACTGCTTACCGGCGACGGCCCCTATGGCCTGATCCATCCGAGCGATCAGGAATACGAAAAAAACCTGTCCCGGCTCAATGTTCTGTGGGGAAAGCTCAAAGAGGACATCCGGGCGGTCCGGAAGGACAAGACCGCTTCCGGCGTTCTGCTCGCCGACAGCGAAGCGTACTTCGAACTGGCCAACAAGACGGTCTTCTCCGCCGAGGCCTACGCCGACAGACAGATTTCGCTGCTCTTGCAGCTGATTCTGATCATGGCGCTTTTTTTGCTGCTGACATGGCTGTTCATTCTCTGGGCATACAGCAAGAAGATGCTGCTTCTGGAGCATCTGAGCAAAAACCTGAGCGACATGACCGACAGGGACGCGCTGACCGGCGCGTACAATCTGGAGCGCTTCAAGCGCGAGGCCCGGGAACTGATCCGCGCGGACGAAACAGCGCGCTACGCCGTCGTTTACATGGACTTCGCCGATTTCAAATACATCAATGATGTTTTCGGCTATGAGTACGGCAACGCCATTCTGCGGGAATACACCCGCATTATCCAGAACGAGCTCGGGGACAAGGAGATTTTCGGCCGTGTCTCGGCGGACAACTTTGTGATCCTGCGCAGGTATGAAGAGAAAATGGAGGTCATGGCGCGGCAGCGCTCCATTGACGCCATGATTACGGATTTCATGTCCAGATCGCAAAACAAGCAGACCGTGCCGGTGTGCTGCGGCATCTGCTGCATTGAGGACGCCCCCGGCGATCTGGTTATCGAAAACCTGCTGGACCGGGCCAATTTCGCCCGCAAGACGGTGAAAAACGGCGTCCATGCCAATTACGCCTTCTATAACGAGAGCATCCGCGACAAGTTGCTGGAGGAAAAGGCCATTGTCAGTCAGATGCAGGAGGCGCTGAACGACAAGGAATTTGTTGTCTATTACCAGCCCAAGGTGGGGCTCAGCAGCGGCGCCATTGCCTGCGCCGAAGCCCTGGTGCGCTGGAAAAAAGCCGACGGCCGGGTCATCGCGCCCGACAAGTTCATCCCCATTTTTGAAAAAAACCGTCTGATCAGCGCCCTGGACCAATACGTCTTCGAAACCGTCTGCCGCTTCCTGCGCCGACGCCTGGATCAAGGCCAGCCGGTTCTGCCGATTTCAGTGAATATTTCCCGGCTCCAGTTTTTCAGAGAGGACTTTGTGGCGACGTATGCGGGCATCAAAGACCGTTATCGCATCCCGGACGGCCTGCTGGAGCTTGAGTTTACCGAATCCATCGCCTTCGACAATCTCGCGTTTCTGGCGGACATCGTGAACCAGCTGAAAAGACAGGGGTTTTTCTGCTCCATTGACGATTTCGGCAAAGGCTATTCCTCGCTCAGCCTGCTGAAAAGCCTGCCCATCGACACGCTCAAGATAGACCGCCTGTTTTTCCTTGACAGCGACGACAAGGAAAAAGACGCCATTCTCGTGGAGAGCATCGTGGGCCTGGTCCGCAAACTCAATATCCGGACCGTGGCCGAAGGCATTGAATCACAGGAGCAGGTCGCTTTTCTGAAAAGCATCAACTGCGATCTGGTGCAGGGCTATGTCTTTTTCCGCCCCATGCCGGAGCAGGAATACGAAGCGGCCATCGAGAGAGAGAGAGAGAGAGAGCCTCTTATCCAAGTCTGA
- the iadA gene encoding beta-aspartyl-peptidase, with the protein MNAVLVKNAHVYAPEDLGRNDILLVNDKIAALAPDITLPACLEPALLLDAEGRAAVPGFIDAHVHITGGGGEAGFHTQVPPLPLSVPLSGGVTTLGGLLGTDGVTRHVDNVLAKACSLEEEGLSTFIMTGGYPLPSPTITGSVTRDFACVSKVRGGKIAIADHRVAPVSAAQLAALATDVRVGGMLRGIVGMLIIHIGAAPEGLARIFEVIDQCPYLARHLIATHINRSPQAFEQAMLLARRGGFMDVSSGLNSATLGPDTLKPSTAIAVALRSGVPPEQILMSSDGNGSAARYDDQGHVEGLVASDLRTLCAEFRDCVLAEGLSMTQALAPVTSNVARAFSLFPAKGALTAGSDADVLVLDADLRPWSLFAKGRHMLHEGRVLCKGTFEE; encoded by the coding sequence ATGAACGCCGTTCTGGTCAAAAACGCGCATGTGTATGCGCCCGAAGATCTGGGCCGCAACGACATCCTTCTGGTCAACGATAAAATAGCGGCTCTGGCTCCGGACATCACGCTGCCCGCCTGCCTTGAGCCCGCGCTGCTGCTGGACGCCGAAGGCCGCGCGGCCGTGCCGGGCTTCATTGACGCCCACGTGCATATCACGGGCGGCGGCGGCGAGGCCGGTTTTCACACCCAGGTGCCGCCCCTGCCGCTCTCCGTGCCTCTTTCCGGGGGCGTGACCACGCTGGGCGGCCTGCTCGGCACCGACGGCGTGACCCGGCATGTGGACAACGTGCTGGCCAAAGCCTGTTCCCTGGAGGAAGAGGGCCTGTCCACCTTTATCATGACCGGCGGCTATCCCCTGCCGTCGCCGACCATCACCGGCTCGGTGACGCGCGATTTTGCCTGCGTCTCCAAGGTGCGCGGCGGCAAGATCGCCATTGCCGACCACCGCGTCGCGCCCGTCAGCGCCGCGCAACTGGCGGCCCTGGCCACGGATGTGCGGGTGGGCGGCATGCTGCGCGGCATTGTGGGCATGCTGATCATTCACATCGGGGCCGCGCCCGAGGGACTGGCCCGGATTTTCGAGGTCATCGACCAATGTCCCTATCTGGCCAGGCATCTGATCGCCACCCATATCAACCGCAGCCCGCAGGCCTTTGAGCAGGCCATGCTGCTGGCCCGGCGCGGCGGCTTCATGGATGTTTCCTCCGGCCTGAACAGCGCGACCCTGGGGCCGGACACGCTCAAGCCGTCCACGGCCATCGCCGTCGCCCTGCGTTCCGGCGTGCCGCCGGAACAGATTCTGATGAGTTCGGACGGCAACGGCAGTGCGGCGCGCTATGACGACCAGGGGCATGTGGAAGGTCTGGTGGCTTCGGATCTGCGCACGCTCTGCGCGGAGTTCCGGGATTGCGTCCTTGCCGAGGGCTTGTCCATGACGCAGGCTCTGGCCCCGGTCACCAGCAACGTGGCCAGGGCTTTTTCCCTCTTTCCGGCCAAAGGGGCGCTGACGGCGGGCAGCGACGCGGACGTGCTCGTGCTGGACGCGGACCTGCGGCCCTGGAGCCTTTTCGCCAAAGGGCGGCATATGCTCCACGAGGGGCGGGTGCTTTGCAAGGGCACGTTTGAAGAGTAG
- a CDS encoding L-serine ammonia-lyase — MLSVFDLFKIGIGPSSSHTVGPMLAGKAFADELRGKGLLENTARVQLDLYGSLALTGDGHGTMGAVLSGLEGEEPHSAEPARLAERIGALKRNADLLLAGERPVPFVYERDMLVHKGLFLPRHSNALTLTAADADGATLLTRTYYSIGGGFIRTEEDFDAPPEEYPTPPYPYATAGELFAICEREGKSIADIVLANEIFWRSEADVAARMATIIATMRDSVERGCCTDGVLPGGYKVRRRAPNLLRKVSALQATGRRDLSLWPMLYAFAVAEENASGGRIVTAPTNGAAGVVPAVLMYYTNFYPHATEQGERDFLLTAGAIGLFYKLNASISGAEVGCQGEVGVACSMAAGAYCAVTGGSVKQVEVAAEIGMEHNLGLTCDPVGGLVQIPCIERNGVAAERAVNCAQLSRLEDGRQRVVSLDKIIEVMYRTGVDLQARYKETSLGGLAQAIGEAYRG; from the coding sequence ATGCTCAGCGTGTTTGACCTGTTCAAAATCGGCATCGGCCCCTCCTCGTCCCATACCGTCGGCCCCATGCTCGCGGGCAAAGCCTTTGCCGACGAACTGCGCGGCAAGGGCCTGCTGGAAAACACGGCCCGCGTCCAGCTTGACCTTTACGGCTCTCTGGCGCTCACCGGCGACGGGCACGGCACCATGGGCGCAGTGCTCAGCGGCCTGGAAGGGGAAGAGCCGCACAGCGCCGAACCGGCGCGTCTGGCCGAACGGATCGGCGCGCTGAAGCGCAACGCGGACCTGCTGCTGGCGGGCGAACGGCCTGTGCCTTTCGTCTATGAACGGGACATGCTGGTGCATAAGGGGCTGTTTCTGCCCCGCCACTCCAACGCCCTGACGCTCACGGCCGCTGACGCCGACGGCGCGACCCTTTTGACCAGAACATACTATTCCATCGGCGGCGGTTTCATCCGCACCGAGGAGGACTTCGACGCGCCGCCGGAGGAATACCCCACGCCGCCGTATCCTTACGCCACAGCCGGCGAACTCTTCGCCATCTGCGAACGGGAAGGCAAAAGCATCGCGGACATCGTGCTGGCCAACGAGATTTTCTGGCGTTCAGAGGCGGATGTGGCCGCGCGCATGGCGACCATTATCGCCACCATGCGCGACTCCGTGGAGCGGGGCTGCTGCACGGACGGCGTGCTGCCCGGCGGCTACAAGGTGCGGCGCAGGGCCCCCAACCTGCTGCGCAAGGTCAGCGCCCTTCAGGCCACGGGCCGCCGCGACCTGAGCCTCTGGCCCATGCTCTACGCTTTTGCCGTGGCCGAGGAAAACGCCTCGGGCGGGCGCATCGTCACCGCGCCCACCAACGGCGCGGCGGGCGTCGTGCCCGCGGTGCTGATGTACTATACCAACTTTTACCCGCACGCCACGGAACAGGGCGAACGCGACTTTCTGCTCACGGCCGGGGCCATCGGCCTGTTCTACAAGCTGAACGCCTCCATTTCCGGCGCAGAGGTGGGCTGCCAGGGCGAAGTGGGCGTGGCCTGTTCCATGGCCGCCGGGGCCTATTGCGCGGTGACCGGCGGCAGCGTGAAGCAGGTGGAAGTAGCCGCCGAAATCGGCATGGAGCACAACCTGGGCCTGACCTGCGACCCCGTGGGCGGCCTGGTGCAGATTCCCTGCATCGAACGCAACGGCGTGGCCGCCGAACGCGCCGTGAACTGCGCCCAGCTTTCCCGCCTGGAGGACGGCCGCCAGCGCGTGGTTTCGCTGGACAAGATCATTGAAGTCATGTACCGCACGGGCGTTGATCTGCAGGCCCGCTACAAGGAAACCTCGCTGGGAGGTCTGGCCCAGGCCATCGGCGAGGCTTACCGGGGCTGA